A stretch of DNA from Micromonospora peucetia:
CCGGCGGGAGGCGGGGCTGTCCGCGCCGCTGCACTGGCGACGCGACGGCGACGGCTGGGCCTGTCGGCGGTTCGGGCGGTGGGCGCCGGTACGCGACGACGAGCCGGTGGTGCACGTCTGCTTCCACGAGGCGCAGGCGTACGCCGCCTGGGCCGGCAGGCGGCTGCCGACCGAGGCGGAGTGGGAGAAGGCGGCCCGTTGGGACCCGGCCACCGGCCGTTCCCGTCGCTACCCCTGGGGCGACGACGACCCCACCGCCGAGCACGCCAACCTGGGCCAGCGGCACCTGTGGCCGGCCCCGGTGGGCGCCTACCCGGCCGGCGCCTCGCCGCTGGGCGTGCACCAGCTCATCGGCGACGTGTGGGAGTGGACCTCCAGCACGTTCCGGGGGCACCCCGGCTTCACCGCGTTCCCCTACCGCGAATACTCGGAGGTCTTCTTCGGCGACGAGCACCGGGTGCTGCGCGGCGGGTCGTTCGGCACCGACCGGGCCGCCTGCCGGGGCACCTTCCGCAACTGGGACTTCCCGATCCGGCGGCAGATCTTCAGCGGCTTCCGGTGCGCGCGCGACGCCCGGCCGGAGGAGTCGCAGCCGTGAGGACGGGCCCGCCCGGCGTCGGCCTGGCCGCCGACCGCAGCCCACCGGGCAGACCCATCGGGCCGGGCGGTGCCGGCTGATGTGCCGTCACCTGGCATACCTGGGGCCGCCGGTCACCCTGCGGGAGTTGCTGTTCGACCCGCCGTACTCCCTCGTGCGGCAGTCCTGGGCGCCGCGCGACATGCGCGGCGGCGGGACGATCAACGCCGACGGCTTCGGGGTCGGCTGGTATCCGGGCGACGGCGAACCGGTGCGCTACCGGCGGTCCCAGCCGATCTGGAGCGACCCGACCATCGCCCAGCTCGCCGGGGTCACCTCGGCCGGCGCGGTGTTGGCCGCCGTCCGCTCCGCCACGGTGGGGATGGCGGTGCTCGACGGGGCCGCCGCCCCGTTCGCCGAGGGGCGGTGGCTGTTCAGCCACAACGGGGTGGTCCGGGGCTGGCCCGACTCGATGGTCCCGCTCGCCGCCACCCTGCCCGTACGCGACCTGCTCACCCTCGACGCGACCACCGATTCGGCGCTGCTGTGGGCGTTGGTGCGGCACCGGTTGCGGGCCGGGGTGAAGCCGGCGCGGGCGATTGCCGAGACCGTGACGGCGGCGCTCGGGGCCGCCCCCGGTTCCCGGCTCAACCTGCTGCTCACCGACGGGTGCACCGTGGTGGCCAGCGTGGCCGGGCACGCGCTGTCGGTCCGCGCGACGCCGGCCTCGGTGTTGCTGGCGTCCGAGCCGCACGACGACGACCCCGGCTGGCAGCCGGTGCCGGACGGGCAGCTGGTGGAGGCCACCGCGACGGGGGTACGTGTCCGCGCCCTCGCCGAGGCATGACCGCCGGCAGACAGCGACGTTCGTTCCACCCGACGACGAAGGGGAAGACATGAGCGCGGAGCCGCTGGAGATCCACCTGGAGGAGCAGGACCTGGGCCGTGGCCTGCGGGAGGACGTCCGCGCCGGTTTGACGGCCGAGCCGAAGTGGCTGCCCCCCAAGTGGTTCTACGACGCCCGGGGCAGCGAGCTGTTCGAGGAGATCACCCGGCTGCCGGAGTACTACCCGACCCGGGCCGAACGCGCGGTGCTGGCCGAGCGGGCGGCCTCGATCGCCGAGCTGACCGGGGCGAAGACGCTGATCGAGCTCGGTTCGGGTTCGTCGGAGAAGACCCGGCTGCTGCTGGACGCGTTCACCCGCCGGGGTGGGCTCGGCACGTTCGTGCCGCTGGACGTGTCGGTCAGCGCGCTGCGGCAGTCCACCGCCGAGATCGCCGCCGACTATCCCGGGCTGCGGGTGCGTGGCATCGTGGGCGACTTCACCCGCCACCTGGACCGCCTGCCGACCGGCGGGCGCCGGCTGGTGCTCTTCCTCGGCGGCACCATCGGCAACCTCCTGCCGGCCGAGCGGGCGCGGTTCCTCGCCGCGATGCGGGCCGCGCTGGAGCCGGGGGACTGGCTGCTGCTCGGCACCGATCTGGTCAAGGACCCGGCGGTGGTCGTGCCGGCGTACGACGACGCGGCCGGGGTCACCGCCGAGTTCAACCGCAACGTGCTGCGGGTGGTCAACCGGGAGTTGGGCGCCGACTTCGACCCGCAGGGGTTCGCCCACGTCGCGCTCTGGGATCCGGAGCGGGAGTGGATCGAGATGCGGTTGCGGGCGCGGCGGGCGATGCGGGTCCGGGTGCTCGACCTGGCGGTCACCTTCGCCGAGGGCGAGGAGTTGCGCACGGAGGTGTCGGCGAAGTTCCGGCCCGAGGGGATCGCCACCGAACTCGGCGCGGCCCGCTTCGCCGCCGCCGACTTCTGGACCGACCCGGCCGGACTGTTCGGCGTCACCCTGGCCCGCGCCGAGTGACCGGCGGCCCTCGCCCCGGGTGAGCATCGCCACCCGCCTGGCCCGACCCGGTCGGTGATCGGTTAGGCTGGGCGGCGCGAAGGGGAGTAGCCCCCAATGTCGTGGTCGACACACTGGTGCGTTCCGCATCCGGCCACGCGGCCTCGTAATCCGAGGCGGGCGAGACCTTCGACCCAGGCTGTTGCAGCCGGGTCGAGGGCGCCCCATACCTCCTCCCGGCCTGATCCGGAAGGTTGTCATGGAAGGCTTCCTCGTCGCGCTGGTGGTCAGTTTCGGCGTCATCTTCGTCGCCGAGCTGGGGGACAAGTCCCAGCTGATGGCCCTGACCTTCGCCACCCGCTTCAAGACCGTACCGGTGCTGATCGGGATCACCGTCGCCACCGCCGTGGTGCACCTGGCCTCGGTGGCGATCGGCTACGGGCTCGGTGCCTCACTACCGACGGAATGGATATCGCTCGTCGGGGGCGTGGCGTTCCTCGGCTTCGGGGCGTGGACGCTACGCGGCGACACCCTCACCGAGGCGGAGAAGCGCAAGGCCGAGAAGACCAGCAAGTCCGCCATCGTCGCGGTGTCGGTCGCGTTCTTCCTGGCCGAGCTGGGCGACAAGACCATGCTCGCCACCATCACCCTCGCCACCCAGTACGGCTGGTTCGGCACCTGGCTCGGCTCGACGATCGGCATGGTGGCGGCGGACGCGCTCGCCATCCTGGTCGGGCGGATGCTCGGCAAGCGGCTGCCGGAAAAGACGATCAAGTACGGCGCCGCGGTGCTCTTCGCGATCTGCGGGCTCTGGCTGATCCTGGAGGCCGTCACGCAGCTCACCTGACGCCGACTACCCACCCGCTGGCCGGGTAACGCCAGCGGGTGGGTGTCGAGGAGGTCCTGCGCCACGGCTACCAGGTCCTGGTCACCGCGGTGGAGATCGCCGGCGCGGTGGTCATCTTTGTCGGAGCGGCGTGGGCGGCGCTGCGGTTCGTGGTCGAAGGGCTGCGGCACCGCAGCGCCGCCGTGTTCACCCCGATCCGGCTCTCCCTGGGCCGGTTCCTCACCCTCGGGTTGGAGTTCCAGCTGGCGGCGGACATCCTGCGTACGGCGGTCTCGCCGACCTTCGCCCAGATCGGCCAGCTGGCGGCCATCGCCACCATCCGGACCGCGTTGAACTTCTTCCTGGGTCGGGAGATCCGCCAGGAGCAGCGGCAGGTCCAGGCGGCGGAGCGCGGCGGGTGATCCGTGCCCTGGTCACCGCCACCACCGCCTTCGCCGCCCTGGCCGGGCTGGCGGTGCTGCTCGGCACGGGCTCCTGGCGGTGGGCGATGCGGGTGCTGCTGGATCTGCTCACCGCCGCGGGCCTGCTGCGGCTGGCCGGCGACCAGGGCTGGACGGACCTGGCCGCGGCGGCGGCGATCGTCCTGCTGCGCCGGCTGCTCTGGGCCGCGCTCACCGCCGGCGGGCCGCCCGGGCCAGGCCAGAACCCGCCGTCGCGGCCCCGGACGCGCCCGTCCGGGCCCGGATGATCCGACGGCTGTCCGCCCGGTCAGGCCTCTCCGCGCTGGCCGGACGGACCGTCCGCCCGGTCAGCCCGCTGTGCGCTGACCGGCCCGAACCGTCCGCCCGGTCAGCTCTCCCCGCGCTGGTAGACGTCCGGCACGCCGTCGCGGTCGGCGTCCACCCGTTCCGCCTCGGCGATCCGCCGGTAGGCGGCGTTGCGCCGGACCAGCACGACCGTGGCGAGCAGCGCGGAGATCACCGAGCCGGCCAGCACGGCCGCCTTGACGTTGTCGTCGGCGGCGCTGCCGGGGCCGAACGCGAGTTCGCCGATGAGCAGGGAGACGGTGAACCCGATTCCGGCGAGCAGCGCCACCCCGAGCAGGTCGGACCAGGTGATGTCCTCGTCGAGCCGGGCCCGGGTGAACCGGGCGAGCAGGAGGGTCGAGCCGAAGATCCCGACGGCCTTGCCGAGCACCAGGCCCGCGACGACGCCGATCACGATCGGGTCGGTGACGATCGCGCCCAGGTCTGCGCCGCGCAGCGAGACGCCGGCCGCGAAGAACGCGAATACGGGCACGGCGAACCCGGCGGAGATCGGCCGCCAGCGGTGCTCGAGGTGTTCGGCGAGCCCGTGCCCGGCACTGCCCCTGCCCCGGAGGACGGGCACGGTGAAGCCCAGCAGGACGCCCGCCACGGTGGCGTGCACCCCGGAGGCGTGCATGAGGGCCCACGCGGTCGCCGCCAGCGGGATCAGGGCCCACCACCAGGTTTTGCGCCGCTGTGCGAGCAGGCCGAAGACGGCGATCGGGGCGAGGGAGGCGAGCAACGGCAGGGGGCTGAAGTCGTCGGTGTAGAAGATCGCGATGATGGTGATGGCGAGCAGGTCGTCGACCACCGCGAGGGTGAGCAGGAAGGCCCGCAGGCCCTGCGGCAGGTGGGAGCCGATGACGGCCAGCACAGCCAGGGCGAAGGCGATGTCCGTCGCGGTGGGGATGGCCCACCCCCGTAGCCCGTCGCCGCCGGCGGTGAGGTTGACCGCGACGTAGATCAGGGCGGGCGCCGCCATGCCGCCGATCGCCGCGACCACCGGTAGCGCTGCCCGGCGCGGGTCGCGCAGCTCGCCGGCGACGAACTCGCGCTTGAGCTCCAGCCCGACGACGAAGAAGAAGATCGCCAGCAGGCCGTCGCCGGCCCAGGCGGCCAGGTCCAGGTCCAGGTGCAGGCCCGCCCCGCCCGGCCAGGGCACCCACGCCCCGAGGGCGGTGTAGGCGGACTCCCAGGGCGAGTTGGCCCAGATCAGCGCGATCACCGCGCCGAGCAGCAGGAGACCGCCGCCGACGGTCTCGGTGCGCAGCACGTCGGCCAGGAACCGGGCCTCCGGCCAGGACGTACGCGAGAAGAACCGCCGGGGCGAGCGGGAGTGGTCGGTGTGCGGGGTGCGGGGCGTCATGCGCGGGGTCACCTCGGGTCTCGGGCAGCACAGGTCGACGCCGACCAGGCTTCCCGGCACACCGTCCCCGACCCTATCCAGCAGCGCCGTGACCGGCGAGCCGGGACGGGTGATTGCCGGCGATGTCACCTCCGGTCGGGCTCACCCCGCCACCCCGGACGGCGTACGCCCGTTTGTCCGGTGGTGGGTCGGGCGCAGATGTCAAGGGGTGAAAGTACGTAACTCGGGACATAGGGCGTATGAGTCGCTTTAATGGTTTCACGAGATTAAGTCGACCTTGGGGGTTTTCGTGAAGTTCTTTGGCGTTACCGGCCTGGTACGGAGGCGCGCCTGATGGACCTGTACCGCCAACTCCGCCTCGTGCGCCGGCACTGGTGGATCGTGCTCCTCACGGTCATGGTCGCGCTCGGCGTCACCGCCCTCGTCACCGTCCGGGCACAGCCCCGGTACGTCGCGTCGGTGACTTTCTTCGTCACCACGCCCAGCCAGGGCGTCACGGACGCCTATCAGGGCGGCCTCTTCCTCCAACAGCGCGTCAAGTCCTATGCCGAGCTGCTGACCAGCGACCGCCTCGCGCAGAGCGTGGTCGCCGAGAACCCGGTCGGCCTCACCGCCGAGGAGATCCAGCGTCGGGTCAGCACCTCCACCGAGACCGGCACCGTGCTGCTACGCGCGTCGGTGACCGACACGGACCAGAACCGCGCCCTGAAGGTCACCGAACTGCTCTCCACGAAATTCGTCGAGCTGGTGCAGAAGGTGGAGACGACCCAGGACGGCAAGGCCGGCCCGATCAGGATCGAGGTGGTCAGCGGGCCCCGGGTCACCCCGACGCCCGTGTCGCCGCAGCCGGTGCGCAACTTCGCCGTCGGGACG
This window harbors:
- a CDS encoding DUF1622 domain-containing protein — its product is MGVEEVLRHGYQVLVTAVEIAGAVVIFVGAAWAALRFVVEGLRHRSAAVFTPIRLSLGRFLTLGLEFQLAADILRTAVSPTFAQIGQLAAIATIRTALNFFLGREIRQEQRQVQAAERGG
- a CDS encoding TMEM165/GDT1 family protein, which gives rise to MEGFLVALVVSFGVIFVAELGDKSQLMALTFATRFKTVPVLIGITVATAVVHLASVAIGYGLGASLPTEWISLVGGVAFLGFGAWTLRGDTLTEAEKRKAEKTSKSAIVAVSVAFFLAELGDKTMLATITLATQYGWFGTWLGSTIGMVAADALAILVGRMLGKRLPEKTIKYGAAVLFAICGLWLILEAVTQLT
- the egtD gene encoding L-histidine N(alpha)-methyltransferase, which gives rise to MSAEPLEIHLEEQDLGRGLREDVRAGLTAEPKWLPPKWFYDARGSELFEEITRLPEYYPTRAERAVLAERAASIAELTGAKTLIELGSGSSEKTRLLLDAFTRRGGLGTFVPLDVSVSALRQSTAEIAADYPGLRVRGIVGDFTRHLDRLPTGGRRLVLFLGGTIGNLLPAERARFLAAMRAALEPGDWLLLGTDLVKDPAVVVPAYDDAAGVTAEFNRNVLRVVNRELGADFDPQGFAHVALWDPEREWIEMRLRARRAMRVRVLDLAVTFAEGEELRTEVSAKFRPEGIATELGAARFAAADFWTDPAGLFGVTLARAE
- the nhaA gene encoding Na+/H+ antiporter NhaA, with amino-acid sequence MTPRTPHTDHSRSPRRFFSRTSWPEARFLADVLRTETVGGGLLLLGAVIALIWANSPWESAYTALGAWVPWPGGAGLHLDLDLAAWAGDGLLAIFFFVVGLELKREFVAGELRDPRRAALPVVAAIGGMAAPALIYVAVNLTAGGDGLRGWAIPTATDIAFALAVLAVIGSHLPQGLRAFLLTLAVVDDLLAITIIAIFYTDDFSPLPLLASLAPIAVFGLLAQRRKTWWWALIPLAATAWALMHASGVHATVAGVLLGFTVPVLRGRGSAGHGLAEHLEHRWRPISAGFAVPVFAFFAAGVSLRGADLGAIVTDPIVIGVVAGLVLGKAVGIFGSTLLLARFTRARLDEDITWSDLLGVALLAGIGFTVSLLIGELAFGPGSAADDNVKAAVLAGSVISALLATVVLVRRNAAYRRIAEAERVDADRDGVPDVYQRGES
- the egtC gene encoding ergothioneine biosynthesis protein EgtC; protein product: MCRHLAYLGPPVTLRELLFDPPYSLVRQSWAPRDMRGGGTINADGFGVGWYPGDGEPVRYRRSQPIWSDPTIAQLAGVTSAGAVLAAVRSATVGMAVLDGAAAPFAEGRWLFSHNGVVRGWPDSMVPLAATLPVRDLLTLDATTDSALLWALVRHRLRAGVKPARAIAETVTAALGAAPGSRLNLLLTDGCTVVASVAGHALSVRATPASVLLASEPHDDDPGWQPVPDGQLVEATATGVRVRALAEA